The following nucleotide sequence is from Gracilimonas sp..
TTTCCCGCCAGGCATTTTGTACAATTTCAGCAGTCAATGCACTTTCATTAAGCACATCTTCCGTAGAATTTAATTTCATCTCTGCACTTTTGGTCATCAGTGTGGTACAGCTCCATCGATTTCTTTTTTTAGCATGTTCAAAAAAGATGGGAGGGTAGGCATTCATGAAATAGGGCTTTTTTTCCAATTCCTTCACCCCGTGAAAAATACTTTCCCTTTTTAAAAATGGTTTTATGCCAGAGTGGGGAAAGGGCCCAAAGTGCTTCCCAATTTCTTTTGCCGCATTTCTGCCGGTGAAAAGTGCCGTTTGTCCCGTTCCGCTTTGAGGCAATCCTTCCACTCCTAAATTGGCATCAATGGGTTTGAAAAGATGATCTTTACTAATAACAGATTCAGCTTTTTTGTTAAAGAACCCGTCTGTCAGCACCTCAAAAGAATTGTATCTGTTACTATAAAAAGGGTTTGACTTATCGGCTTCACCAAGTCCAACTCCATCAATAAAAATGAAAATAACCGACATTTACTTCTCCAGGATAATCGTTACCGGCCCGTCGTTTTCGAGCTTTACATTCATCATAGCTCCAAACTCCCCGGTTTGAATGTTTAGCTTTGTATGAGTTTTAAACCATTTAATCATGTCTTCATACATCGGTTCTGCTTTTTCCGGCCGAGCTGCTTCTATAAAACTCGGGCGGGTTCCCTTTTCTGAATTGGCATACAAGGTAAATTGAGAAACCACTAAAATGCCGCCTCCCACATCCTGAACAGAGAGGTTCATTTTACCATCTTCATCCTCAAAAATTCGTAGCTTGGAAATCTTATTGCAGATCCATTCCAGCTGTTCGTTTGTGTCGTCTTCGTGGATTCCAAGTAATACTAAAAGTCCCTGATCGATAGCTCCTGTAATTTCATTATCGACCATTACAGAAGAAGATTTCACGCGCTGAATAACTGCTTTCATAAACTGTTGATATGTGGATTACTATGTGGATTACTCATTAACAAAAGTTGGATAACTAAAATGCCCCAAAGTTGTGAACAAGTTTCCACAATCAAACCGGATAATCAACATTCAAAAAGAATAACTTTTCGTGTTGATGAGTTTGGACATAGTTTTATGTAAAAAACATATGTAATTGTGAACAACAATTTCCGGACTCAGCTAACCTACTGATTTTTATTAGCAGGTTACCCACAAAAATATCCACATGTTTTTAAGGGATCCGGCAAAATTCAGGATAAAAAAGTTATCCACTTATCCACAGCCTCTACTACTACTACAAATTATATAAATCTCATACTTATTGTATTCTGCTGTGGAAAAGAAAGGGAAAAAGTTCAAAAAACACTCTGCTAAACATTCTATATTTAGGTGATCTTATTGAAGAGTGATGAAGTGAGAAATATTTATAGTCTCAATTTATTCACGACAAGAACTTCCATTCAAACCTTTTAGTGTTTTAGAGATTTCGTGGCAGACAAGAAACAATATCCCATAGGCAAACCTTCTTTTTCTGAAGATTATTCTCAGGAAGATCTGGATCAATGGATTGATGATATTGCCTTACTTCCAGAGCATATCCGAAATGAAATTAAAGGATGTTCTGATGATGTTTTACTTACTCCGTATAGAGAAAATGGATGGACGGTCAGACAAGTTATCAGCCACTTACTTGATAGCCATCTAAACACTATTGTAAGAATTAAAACAGCTTTGACGGAAGATAATCCAACCATTCGGCCTTATAACCAGGATGGCTGGGTGCAGGTAGATTTCCAGTTTGAAATTCCATTAGAGCTTACTCTTGATATGCTGGAAAATACCCATGAAATGATGGTTCGTATTTATCAAAGTTTAAATGAGAACCAATGGGAACGAACCTTTACCAATCCTGAATCAGGAATTACATTTACACTGGCCAGATCAGCTGCTCATTATGCCTGGCATTCTAATCATCATTTGGCACATATACGACTCGTAACACAACAAGAAAAATCGTAGCAATTAATGTCTGATAAGAAACAAATTACCTACAAAGATTCCGGAGTAGATATCAAAGCCGGAGAAGAAATGGTTGAATCAATCAAAGGTGTGGTCAAAGACACTCACGGACCAGAGGTTCTTTCAAATATTGGTGGTTTTGGAGGCTTTTTCAGACCGGATTTAGGGGCTTATAAAAAGCCTGTTTTTGTAAGTTCGGTAGATGGGGTTGGAACTAAATTGATTGTGGCTTTTAAAGCAGGAAAATATGACACCGTTGGTCAGGATCTGGTTAATCATTGTGTGAATGATATAGCCGTATGCGGAGCAAAGCCGCTATTCTTTCTGGATTATTTTTCAACAGGAAAGCTGGAACAGCATGTAGGCGTAGACGTGGTGAAAGGATTTGCCAAAGCCTGTAAAGAAAATGGCGTAGCTCTGATTGGGGGAGAAACGGCCGAAATGCCAGACATCTATGATGCTGGTGAATTTGACCTGGCGGGAACCATTGTAGGAATTGTGGATGAAGATAAAGTAATCAACGGATCTGATATCCAGAAAGGAGATGTATTGTTGGGTTTTAAAAGTACAGGCTTGCACACCAACGGATATTCACTAGCCCGAAAAGTGCTCTTTAGTAAATATAAAGTAGAAAACTATGTGGAAGATCTGGGAAGCACAGTTGGAGATGAACTTCTGAAAGTGCACAAATCCTATCTGTCTCTGATTACAGAACTCAAAGAACTGAATGGAGTCAATGGATTTTCCCACATTACAGGGGGGGGAATTGTAGGGAATACCAAGCGCATTCTTCCTGAAGGATTGAAATTAGACATCAACTGGGATAGCTGGGAACGTCCTCCGGTTTATGACCTTATCCAGGAAATAGGAAATGTGCCCGAAGATGACATGCAGGCAACCTTCAACTTAGGCATTGGGTTGATTGCCGTGGTTTCTGAAAGTGAAGTAGATGCGGTTACCAAAAAAGCGGAAGAGTTAGGTGAAGAGGTTTTTGACGTTGGAAAAGTGATTTAAACCTATCATGGAAAAAGAAAGGAAATAGAACAAATTATCTCCCATGCTCTCTGAAGTTTTCAGCAAAGCGGTGACTTCAGAGTTTTGAACCATGATTTCTGCGATTAAAGGATAGCCATGATTATGGGCACTTATAATCAAGCAAATCCAATAATCCTGTAAATCAAGGTTTACTACACAAGTCAGCAAGCACCCGCTCAATCCTTGTCATCTGTGTTCCATTCAAATTTCTTAAAAAGCCTCATCTGTTCTATCTTCTGCAGGAAATCAAATCAACATAAATATATTTAATGATCAATCGATTCCGGGCTTTTGTACGGGCTAACCAGCGGTATTTACCGGTGGTCTTTTTTATGGTTGGTTTTGTTTGGGATTCCCTCACGCTGGGTCGTATTGATAGGCTGTACGATCGTATTATTCTTTGCACCTATCTTGGTTCTCTTACTATTTGTTTATATCTGTTTAATCTGGCAGATGATGGAAAATGGAAAGACACATTTTTTGAGAAATATCAGGATTACCTCCCTCTGGCTATTCAGTTTTTCCTGGGAGGATTATGCAGTGCATATGTAATCTATTTTTCCCGCAGTGTCTCTTTTTCAAAAACGGTGATCTTCTTCATTCTACTTGTGATCTTATTGTTTGCCAATGAGTTACTTAAGAAAAGGATCTCCAATAAATATCTGCAGTTTAGCGCCTACTTTTTTGTCAATTTTACCTTTTTCACCTTTTTTGTTCCGCTGGTTGTGGGCACAATGAATCTCTTTCTGTTTATGGTTTCCGGTGCTATAAGTTTAGGGACAACGCTGGGACTTATTATTTACATCTACAACCAAAGTCCTTCAACCAGGAAAGAACTTCACTTAGGAAAAATGATGGGGTTTATTTTTGGGATTCATCTGCTGATAAACACCTTCTACTTTTTCAATTTTATACCTCCTGTTCCTTTGGCACTGGACGAAGGATTGGTGGCACATCAGGTAGAACGTTTGGAAGATAAGTACATCGTGACGTATGAACGGGAACCCTGGTATAAAATATGGAAAGACAACCGCCATGAATATGAATACCAAGAAGGTTCAGATGTGTTTGTTTTTACCTCCATTTTTGCTCCTTCTGATTTCAAAAAAGATGTAATGCACCGCTGGAAATGGTTTAGCCCGCATACCAATAAGTGGGAAGTTATTGATGAAATTGGTTTTGAAATAACCGGAGGAAGGGATGAGGGATTTCGTGGTTATACTTACAAAAATAAAATGATGGAAGGCGAGTGGAAAGTGGATGTGATCACAAAAGAAGGGCTCGTGCTTGGAATTATAAGCTTTGAGATAGATATAGATTCAACAGCTCAACCTTATCGATTAAGCAGCCGGGTTTTTTAACAAAAAAAAGGAATCATTCATTATAGAATGATTCCTAAAAGTATAATCGGAATAAATTCGATTATTTAATATCCAGAACTTTCACTCCAGCTGCATCTGCTGAATCTGAGATGTATCCAACAGCTCCGGGATAAGATTGAACGAAAGCAATAACATCTGCATCACTTGATCTTTCCAAAGGGGCTGTTCCTGCACCGGAAAAGGCAGCTTGTTGCCAGTAACTGCGGATAGCTCCAATACTTTGTCCGTGTACATCTATAGAAAAAGCTGCACGGGTCGTGGAACGAGTTCCTAAATCAATAGGTGTAATGGCCGTACCATCATCCCATTTAGATGTTTTCTTTAGAAAAATATCTGATAAATCTTTCTTTGTAATACTTTCAATGGTATTGGCCTCATTAACAATAACTTTGTATGACTGAGCGGCGAGTTCGCTTGCTCCGATAAAAAGAAGAATGACGGCTGTAATAAATAATTTTTTCATGTTGTTCACCTTTATTCCTTTTTAGAATGAATAGATTAATGAAGCAACTACACCGTTGATATTTCCACTTTCATGGTCATATCTCATGTACTCCAGTTTGACGGTACGGGTGAAGCTAGGCTTGTAGTTTATCCCTGCTGAATATCTTTTATACTTGGCATCAGAAGTATGCTGAAACTCATACCGGGCATAGGGAATGAATTTATCTATGCGATGACTTAGCTGGATAAAACGTCCTTCCAGTTCAACTTCACTTTCTGCCTGAAGAACCGTTGGGCTTCCTGCTCCTCCGCTAAAATCATAAGCAATGGCATCCAGTTGTATATCACCGGTCCAATACTCGGCATTAACTTCGGTATTTCCGTATTTCAGTTTTGCATTGTATCCCCAGGTTGGTCGTTTAATACCGGTAGGTGAGGTGATATTCATAGCCGGTGAGCCTGCTCCTAAAGCATTCGGAGGTAAGGTTATCGCAATAGGCATGGTTTCTTTTTTAGGATTAAAGAATCCGGCACCTACTTCAACATAGCTTTCATAAGCTACACTGACTTTACCGCCAACACCAACATTGTAAGAACCATTGTATGACTCACCAATAGTAAAGCGTGAATCTATCTGATCTTTATAGTAAGGCACTTCCTGTCCAAAGAAACTAATGGCACCAGAAGGCTTCCAGGTTGAGTTGGTATATCCGCCTGCAAAAACATCATACTTTATTTTGAATGATTCACCAATTGAACCATTTATAGAAATACCATCGATGTTTAAGGGGAAATTTTCATTATTTGTAATAATGATAGGTAGTGTGGCACTGGTATTTACAGGAGCATAGTAATAGGTGTTCATAGGACTTAGTGGGGTAAGAAAACGGCCTACTTTAAATTTTAAAGCATCCGAAGTTTCTAGCTCACCAAATGCTTCATTAAGCATAAGGTCAAAGTCATATCCCGGACGGTATACAAATACACTCTTGATTTTAAAGTTCGAAGCAGGCTGATAAGTAACCAATATACCGGCTTCAGAAACAGAAGCACCATAATTAACATCGTAACCTTCAAGGTCATCGAAATAGTTGAACTCTGTTGAAATATATCCTGTGATATTAGTAACCGGCTCCCAAAAGCTTTGTGTATAAGCGTTCTCCAAACCAACTACCAACACAAGAAGAGTTGCTAAAGCTGAAATTTTCATTTTTAACATGATGAATAAATTTTATGTTTTTGTTCTGAACTCTTCTTTCGACTTATCCACATCAAAAGCCGGGTTCAATAGTTGTGGGGCGTTTTTTCCCCGATTCGAATAGTTTATCGACAGGAATGAATTATTCTTTATACAACGGATGGGAGATTTCTTATCAGAGAAAGGCTTTTTGGTAAGATATTGTTTATTGGGGTATTGCTGTATTTATGAGAAGGCAAAACTCCGGAATACCAGAGAAGGATCGGCATTATTATTTAGAGAAAAGTTATCCACAACAAATAGTATTGAGCGAGGAAAGTTGCGAATAAACAGCCCTTATAAAGAAGAAGTTAGTTAGAACCTACTTTTTATATTTGAATACGTCTTCCAAAGGTTTATCAAATACGTTCGCAATTTTGAAAGCCAGCTCTAAAGAGGGTGAATACTTGGCAGCTTCAATGGCATTGATGGTCTGGCGCGTTACCCCCACTTTTTCAGCCAGTTCAGCCTGGGTCATTTCTCCATTCATGAAACGAAGCTTTCGAATCTGATTTACAATTTGACCTTCTTCCATATCAATAGCTCTTTCTATAGTAATAAAGCATGGAGCTTCTTTTTACAATACTGGCTGTAAATAAGATTAGAAATAGGGCATGAAAGATCATGTTGGGTTGTCCTAATAGCAGGTAACGGTTTTCGCTTACACCTATAAGATTGGAAAGCAGTATCTGGAATAGAATAACAACAATTGCAAAAACAAGGAAAGAATAGGCTCGTTTATGGCCAATGGCTTCAATCTTTTCATCCCGCTCGTCTTTATTCACTTTATTTTTACTCTCGGTTAATTCAATAATGAATTCTACTATGATAGCAACCCAAAATACATTGAAGAATATTTTAGTGAAACGATCTGAATAATCAGGTAAAGCATCAGGCCACCCAAAAACAAACATCACATAAAAAAATACAACGGAAAGAGAGAAACCAATGGAGGTCCACGATAAAATTTCTTGTTTTGACATAATTGATTGAATTAGTTAGATGTCAAAAGTTCTTTACGAAGTGTAAAAAATATGTTACATAAAAAATTAAATTTTTTATCGGTGCTGACGAATAATGGGTTTTAGTACATCATCGAGCCCATTTGTTTTTATCTCAAACATGGTAGCAAGGTATTGGCCAAGTTGTCCATTTGGAAAACCTTGTCGGGCAAACCATTCCAGATAGTGAACCGGCAGCTGTGTGATATACCGATCTTTATATTGGCCAAAAGGCATTCGGGCCTGAACAAGTTTTATAAGAAAATCTCTTTGGTACATAAGTTTTTAGAATGGTTATTCAATTGCTTGCATCCCAAAATGAAAAATAGTAATTAAAGCGCAGTTTATTGGAATTATAAACCTAAACTGGGAACAAATATGCAAGCAAGTTGGGTGGCGGCCGCTTCGTTAGTACTTTTCTTTATTGGCTATCGGTATTACTCCAAATTCCTGGCAGAGAAGATCTATAAGCTCAACCCGGACTTCATGACTCCGGCTCATGAGTATAATGATGAAGTAGATTACGTTCCCACTAATAAATGGGTGCTTTTGGGTCATCATTTCACCTCTATTGCCGGTGCAGCGCCTATTGTTGGGCCAGCTATTGCAGTGTATTGGGGGTGGCTTCCGGCTATGCTTTGGGTGGTTTTAGGAACCATATTTGCAGCAGGGGTTCACGATTTTGGAACGATGGTTTTATCGGTTCGTCATAAAGGGCAATCGGTTGGTACGCTGGCCGACAAGTTGATCGGATCCCGGGCCAAGATATTATTTCTTTTCATTATTTTGATTCTGGTTTTAATGGTTAATGCTGTTTTTGCCTGGGTCATTTCCAATCTTTTCATCAGTTTTCCGGCAACGGTTCTCTCTATCTTTATTCAGATTCCGTTAGCCATTTGGATAGGCTATCGGTCATTTAAGAAAACAGGTGGAATGATTATTCCAACATTGCTTGTGCTTTTTGTGATGTACTTCACGGCAATTATTGCGAGTTATATCCCCATTCTTCAGATCGATTTGGTTCAATATTTTGGCGGTGCCGAAAACGTAGTACTGTTTGGGCTCAGCGGAATTGAAATGGCATTTTTTGTGTGGATCATCATTTTGATGATATATGTCTATTTTGCTTCCACATTACCGGTTTGGTTGTTATTACAGCCACGGGACTTAATTAACGCATATCAGCTATTATTGGGTTTGGCAATCTTGTATTTGGGATTATTTGTAAGCAGCCCGGAAATCACCGCACCAGCTACAAACCCTGAAACTTCAGATGTTAGCTGGTTCCCGTTACTATTTATAACTATAGCTTGCGGGGCCATTTCAGGTTTTCACGGGCTGGTATCTTCTGGAACTACAGCCAAACAGTTAGATAAAGAAACGGATGCCCGGTTTGTTGGATATCTTGGGGCTATAGGTGAAGGATCACTAGCGTTAATTACAATTGTGGCAATCGTTACCTATTTCAATAGTACGGGGGAGTTTATGGATGTATATCATTCATTCTCGGAAGCAGGTGCGGTAGGATTGAATATTTTTGTGGAAGGAGCCGCTCAGCTTGCAACGGCATTACTCATTCCTCTTGAAGCAGCTAAAACAATCATAGCTATCATTGTTATTAGTTTTGCTGCGACCACACTAGACACCTCCGTCCGGCTTATGCGGTATATCATCAACGAGCTGGGAGAAGAATATGAAGTAAAACCGCTCACCAAACTTCATACTTCAACGATGATTGCGGTTGGAGCAAGTGCGGCTTTGGTATTATTGCCTGAAGGTCCCCGAGGATTGGGTTCCGGAGGATATCTGCTATGGCCTTTATTCGGAACCTCAAATCAATTACTGGCCGGAATAAGTCTTTTGCTGATAACCATTTGGCTGAAACAAAAAGGACGAAGTATTATCTATACTTTGATTCCCATGATTTTCTTACTGATCATGACACTTTGGGCTATGACAAAGCAAGTTGTTTTCGATTGGTCGGGTTACGGGGAAGCAGAAGGGAATATGCTGCTCTTTATTTTTGGAGCTATTATCCTTGGCTTCACGGTATGGATTGTCCTGGAAGCAATAGCACTGGCTCGAAAAATGGCTAACGAAGAGAAGATCGGTTAATCGTCATTTTTTTTGTAATGATTGATGAACCGTTGCTCATCATCAGCCTGGCCGATTAAAATTATTTCACTTCCGACAGGAATGGGCTCGTTTGGATCAGGATTAATAACTTGCTTGCCATCTTTTTGATAGGCGATAACATTGCAACCGGTTTTATTTCGGATGTCGCAATCAATAAGTGATTTACCCTGAATTTTTTCGGGCGTCTTAAGGCTGAATACATTCAGGCCTTCTGCAATCATGACGATATCGTTTTCTTCAAAAATGTTGAAAATAGCATTGGCTCCCATTGAAGCGTAGCTCATTACGAAATCTGCTCCGGCGCGATGAAGTGTATTCACATTTCTCT
It contains:
- the dtd gene encoding D-aminoacyl-tRNA deacylase, which translates into the protein MKAVIQRVKSSSVMVDNEITGAIDQGLLVLLGIHEDDTNEQLEWICNKISKLRIFEDEDGKMNLSVQDVGGGILVVSQFTLYANSEKGTRPSFIEAARPEKAEPMYEDMIKWFKTHTKLNIQTGEFGAMMNVKLENDGPVTIILEK
- a CDS encoding YfiT family bacillithiol transferase; its protein translation is MADKKQYPIGKPSFSEDYSQEDLDQWIDDIALLPEHIRNEIKGCSDDVLLTPYRENGWTVRQVISHLLDSHLNTIVRIKTALTEDNPTIRPYNQDGWVQVDFQFEIPLELTLDMLENTHEMMVRIYQSLNENQWERTFTNPESGITFTLARSAAHYAWHSNHHLAHIRLVTQQEKS
- the purM gene encoding phosphoribosylformylglycinamidine cyclo-ligase, which produces MSDKKQITYKDSGVDIKAGEEMVESIKGVVKDTHGPEVLSNIGGFGGFFRPDLGAYKKPVFVSSVDGVGTKLIVAFKAGKYDTVGQDLVNHCVNDIAVCGAKPLFFLDYFSTGKLEQHVGVDVVKGFAKACKENGVALIGGETAEMPDIYDAGEFDLAGTIVGIVDEDKVINGSDIQKGDVLLGFKSTGLHTNGYSLARKVLFSKYKVENYVEDLGSTVGDELLKVHKSYLSLITELKELNGVNGFSHITGGGIVGNTKRILPEGLKLDINWDSWERPPVYDLIQEIGNVPEDDMQATFNLGIGLIAVVSESEVDAVTKKAEELGEEVFDVGKVI
- a CDS encoding DUF2914 domain-containing protein, producing the protein MINRFRAFVRANQRYLPVVFFMVGFVWDSLTLGRIDRLYDRIILCTYLGSLTICLYLFNLADDGKWKDTFFEKYQDYLPLAIQFFLGGLCSAYVIYFSRSVSFSKTVIFFILLVILLFANELLKKRISNKYLQFSAYFFVNFTFFTFFVPLVVGTMNLFLFMVSGAISLGTTLGLIIYIYNQSPSTRKELHLGKMMGFIFGIHLLINTFYFFNFIPPVPLALDEGLVAHQVERLEDKYIVTYEREPWYKIWKDNRHEYEYQEGSDVFVFTSIFAPSDFKKDVMHRWKWFSPHTNKWEVIDEIGFEITGGRDEGFRGYTYKNKMMEGEWKVDVITKEGLVLGIISFEIDIDSTAQPYRLSSRVF
- a CDS encoding substrate-binding domain-containing protein, producing MKKLFITAVILLFIGASELAAQSYKVIVNEANTIESITKKDLSDIFLKKTSKWDDGTAITPIDLGTRSTTRAAFSIDVHGQSIGAIRSYWQQAAFSGAGTAPLERSSDADVIAFVQSYPGAVGYISDSADAAGVKVLDIK
- a CDS encoding helix-turn-helix transcriptional regulator, encoding MEEGQIVNQIRKLRFMNGEMTQAELAEKVGVTRQTINAIEAAKYSPSLELAFKIANVFDKPLEDVFKYKK
- a CDS encoding DUF3820 family protein, whose amino-acid sequence is MYQRDFLIKLVQARMPFGQYKDRYITQLPVHYLEWFARQGFPNGQLGQYLATMFEIKTNGLDDVLKPIIRQHR
- a CDS encoding carbon starvation protein A, which gives rise to MQASWVAAASLVLFFIGYRYYSKFLAEKIYKLNPDFMTPAHEYNDEVDYVPTNKWVLLGHHFTSIAGAAPIVGPAIAVYWGWLPAMLWVVLGTIFAAGVHDFGTMVLSVRHKGQSVGTLADKLIGSRAKILFLFIILILVLMVNAVFAWVISNLFISFPATVLSIFIQIPLAIWIGYRSFKKTGGMIIPTLLVLFVMYFTAIIASYIPILQIDLVQYFGGAENVVLFGLSGIEMAFFVWIIILMIYVYFASTLPVWLLLQPRDLINAYQLLLGLAILYLGLFVSSPEITAPATNPETSDVSWFPLLFITIACGAISGFHGLVSSGTTAKQLDKETDARFVGYLGAIGEGSLALITIVAIVTYFNSTGEFMDVYHSFSEAGAVGLNIFVEGAAQLATALLIPLEAAKTIIAIIVISFAATTLDTSVRLMRYIINELGEEYEVKPLTKLHTSTMIAVGASAALVLLPEGPRGLGSGGYLLWPLFGTSNQLLAGISLLLITIWLKQKGRSIIYTLIPMIFLLIMTLWAMTKQVVFDWSGYGEAEGNMLLFIFGAIILGFTVWIVLEAIALARKMANEEKIG